One genomic window of Thioclava sp. GXIMD4216 includes the following:
- a CDS encoding putative DNA modification/repair radical SAM protein: protein MKRTISDKLAILADAAKYDASCASSGGQKRSSTDGKGLGSSGGSGICHAYAPDGRCISLLKILMTNFCIYDCAYCINRASSHVERARFSVEEVVSLTVEFYRRNYIEGLFLSSGIIRSPDDTMADMVRIARTLRQQENFRGYIHLKTIPDAAPELIDEAGKWADRLSINVELPTDKGLSDYAPEKSAQTIRTAMAEVRNRREAAKERSHRGRRAGRFAPAGQSTQMIVGADAAHDGEILHSASRLYSGYHLSRVYYSAFSPIPDASKLLPLKRPPLMREHRLYQADWLMRFYGFEAGEIAPPSGMLDLEVDPKMAWALAHREQFPVDVNRAPKELLLRVPGFGTRSVDRILAARRHGVLRYETLVKIGCVMKHARPFITLPGWTSRSLDAQDLRARFAPPPEQLSLF from the coding sequence GTGAAACGCACGATCTCAGACAAGCTGGCCATCCTTGCCGATGCCGCGAAATATGATGCCTCCTGCGCCTCTTCGGGCGGGCAGAAACGGTCGTCGACAGACGGCAAAGGGCTTGGCTCCTCGGGCGGGTCGGGTATCTGCCATGCCTATGCGCCGGACGGGCGTTGCATCAGCCTGCTGAAGATCCTGATGACGAATTTCTGCATCTATGACTGCGCCTATTGCATCAACCGCGCCTCCAGCCATGTCGAGCGTGCCCGCTTCAGCGTCGAGGAAGTCGTCAGCCTGACGGTCGAATTCTACCGCCGCAACTATATCGAGGGGCTGTTCCTTTCGTCGGGCATCATCCGCAGCCCCGATGACACAATGGCAGATATGGTGCGCATCGCGCGGACGCTGCGCCAGCAGGAGAACTTCCGCGGCTATATCCACCTCAAGACCATCCCCGATGCCGCCCCCGAGCTGATCGACGAGGCGGGCAAATGGGCGGACCGGCTGTCGATCAATGTCGAGCTGCCCACCGATAAGGGCCTCTCGGATTACGCCCCCGAGAAAAGCGCGCAAACCATCCGCACCGCCATGGCCGAGGTCCGCAACCGCCGCGAGGCCGCCAAAGAGCGCAGCCATAGGGGCCGCCGTGCGGGCCGCTTTGCGCCTGCGGGCCAGTCGACGCAGATGATCGTGGGGGCGGATGCGGCGCATGACGGGGAGATTTTGCATTCGGCCTCGCGGCTTTATTCGGGCTATCACCTGTCGCGGGTCTATTATTCGGCCTTCTCGCCGATCCCCGATGCCTCGAAACTGCTGCCGCTGAAACGCCCGCCCCTGATGCGCGAACACAGGCTCTATCAGGCCGATTGGCTGATGCGGTTTTACGGGTTCGAGGCGGGAGAGATCGCGCCGCCCTCGGGGATGCTGGACCTTGAGGTGGACCCGAAGATGGCATGGGCGCTGGCCCATCGCGAGCAGTTTCCGGTAGATGTGAACCGCGCGCCCAAAGAGCTTTTGCTGCGGGTGCCAGGCTTTGGCACGCGCTCGGTGGACCGTATTCTGGCGGCGCGTCGGCATGGGGTGCTGCGCTATGAAACGCTGGTGAAGATCGGCTGCGTGATGAAACATGCGCGCCCCTTCATCACCCTGCCCGGCTGGACCTCGCGCAGCCTTGACGCGCAGGACCTGCGGGCGCGGTTTGCGCCGCCGCCCGAACAGCTGAGCCTCTTCTGA
- a CDS encoding UdgX family uracil-DNA binding protein (This protein belongs to the uracil DNA glycosylase superfamily, members of which act in excision repair of DNA. However, it belongs more specifically to UdgX branch, whose founding member was found to bind uracil in DNA (where it does not belong), without cleaving it, appears to promote DNA repair by a pathway involving RecA, rather than base excision.) yields MEEVILPHIGTVAAWRETARGLAARGVPAEAVLWRVGDAAPDLFGGMSAPQAAPVTLTLPRAALAEIECGLHHSDPERFARAYDIVLRLSRGDLRWGDREDPALHRLIAQAKHVRRDIHKMHAFVRFREITAESANRRAFAAWFEPDHPIVEPATPFFAKRFGDMDWVIATPSLTARFEAGQLSYSETEDRSPPPEDATEELWRTYFTHIFNPARLMVKAMTSEMPRKYWKNLPEAQLIPEMIRQAPARARAMQDAMPTPKAPLADRLRPAPKELPSEITLATMKPALDACRRCAIGPCATQGVAGEGPASARVMVVGEQPGEQEDLKGRPFIGPAGQLFDHCARAAGLDRERIWLTNAVKHFKFTPRGKQRLHQAPNAGEVKACRWWLDLERRLIKPDLVVAMGATAAASLTGTGKGLVERAGQIETLPDGTPCLITYHPAHLLRLPDPQLAQARQAAFTASLRRAADWPLA; encoded by the coding sequence ATGGAAGAGGTCATCCTGCCCCATATCGGCACGGTGGCCGCATGGCGCGAGACGGCGCGGGGCTTGGCGGCGCGGGGCGTGCCTGCCGAGGCGGTGCTCTGGCGGGTGGGCGATGCGGCTCCCGATCTTTTTGGCGGGATGTCGGCGCCTCAGGCGGCCCCCGTCACCCTGACCCTGCCCCGCGCGGCGCTGGCGGAAATCGAATGCGGCCTGCATCATTCCGACCCCGAGCGTTTTGCCCGCGCCTATGACATCGTGCTGCGGCTTTCACGCGGGGACTTGCGCTGGGGCGACCGCGAGGACCCTGCCCTTCACAGGCTGATTGCGCAGGCCAAACATGTGCGGCGCGACATCCACAAGATGCATGCCTTCGTGCGCTTCCGCGAGATCACCGCCGAAAGTGCCAACCGCCGTGCTTTTGCGGCATGGTTCGAACCCGACCACCCGATTGTCGAACCCGCGACGCCGTTCTTTGCCAAGCGTTTCGGAGATATGGATTGGGTGATCGCGACCCCCAGCCTGACCGCACGCTTTGAGGCGGGCCAGCTGAGCTATAGCGAGACCGAAGACCGCAGCCCACCGCCCGAGGATGCCACCGAAGAGCTATGGCGCACCTATTTCACCCATATCTTCAACCCCGCGCGGCTGATGGTGAAGGCAATGACCTCCGAGATGCCGCGCAAATACTGGAAGAACCTCCCCGAGGCGCAGCTGATCCCCGAGATGATCCGCCAAGCGCCTGCGCGGGCGCGTGCCATGCAGGACGCGATGCCCACGCCCAAGGCGCCCCTAGCCGACCGCTTGCGGCCCGCGCCGAAAGAGCTGCCCTCAGAGATCACGCTTGCGACGATGAAACCCGCGCTGGACGCCTGCCGCCGCTGTGCGATTGGCCCCTGTGCCACGCAGGGGGTGGCGGGGGAAGGTCCGGCCTCGGCGCGGGTGATGGTGGTGGGCGAACAACCCGGAGAACAGGAAGACCTGAAGGGCCGCCCCTTCATCGGCCCCGCAGGGCAGCTCTTTGACCACTGCGCCCGCGCGGCGGGGCTGGACCGTGAGCGGATCTGGCTGACCAATGCGGTGAAGCACTTCAAGTTCACCCCGCGCGGCAAACAGCGGCTGCATCAGGCGCCGAATGCGGGCGAGGTCAAGGCCTGCCGCTGGTGGCTCGATCTTGAACGCCGGCTGATCAAGCCCGATCTGGTGGTGGCGATGGGGGCAACCGCCGCAGCCTCTCTGACCGGCACCGGCAAGGGGCTTGTTGAACGCGCCGGACAGATCGAGACGCTGCCCGATGGCACCCCCTGCCTGATCACCTATCACCCCGCGCATCTTCTGCGCCTGCCCGATCCGCAGCTTGCACAGGCGCGGCAGGCCGCCTTTACCGCCAGCCTGCGACGTGCCGCCGATTGGCCGTTGGCCTAG
- a CDS encoding trehalose-6-phosphate synthase produces MAGRLIVISNRIPAGDPSGGLVVALHDALLARGGVWVGADPDPSEEGRECLHELGDVPYRKRAFRLSKTERQNYYSGFANSVLWPICHRRTDLIEIKSEYRADYLAVNLRLARLIAQDLAPQDVVWVHDYHFLPLAMMLRSLGVTNRIGFFLHIPFPNITDLAILPRPEDFARWLASYNLLGLQTRGDVARALEMFRADPRAEFLRDGTVKFDEHIVTVASFPIGIDCDQIEATARRADPGPFGAANPRELIIGADRLDYTKGLPHKFEAFGRLLQGRVDRDARPTLLQIASPSRADVAAYRQITNDLQAISGRINGQYSELDWQPLRFVHRSVARDRLIGLMRRAEVGLVTPLADGMNLVAKEFVAAQAPDNPGVLVLSRFAGAAEDMKGALLINPHDLDETAGAIDYALAMPLDERRKRHADCLAVVRDSRISVWTDRYLARLASCVPTLALSRHQAASA; encoded by the coding sequence GTGGCGGGTCGGTTGATTGTGATATCGAACAGGATACCCGCGGGGGATCCGTCTGGCGGGCTTGTCGTGGCGCTGCATGATGCGCTGCTGGCGCGGGGAGGGGTATGGGTCGGGGCCGATCCCGATCCGTCGGAGGAGGGGCGCGAGTGCCTGCACGAGCTGGGAGATGTTCCCTATCGCAAACGTGCGTTCCGGCTGAGCAAGACGGAGCGGCAGAACTATTATAGCGGATTTGCCAATTCGGTGCTTTGGCCGATCTGCCACCGGCGCACCGATCTGATCGAGATAAAATCCGAATATCGCGCCGATTATCTGGCGGTCAATCTGCGCCTCGCCCGCCTGATTGCGCAAGATCTTGCCCCGCAGGATGTGGTCTGGGTGCATGATTACCACTTCCTGCCGCTGGCGATGATGCTGCGCTCGCTGGGGGTCACTAACCGCATCGGCTTCTTCCTGCATATTCCGTTTCCCAATATCACCGATCTTGCGATCCTGCCCCGCCCCGAGGATTTTGCCCGCTGGCTGGCCAGCTATAATCTGCTGGGGCTGCAGACCCGTGGTGATGTGGCGCGCGCTTTAGAGATGTTCCGCGCCGATCCACGGGCGGAATTCCTGCGCGACGGAACCGTGAAATTCGACGAACATATCGTCACCGTGGCCTCTTTTCCGATCGGCATCGATTGTGACCAGATCGAAGCCACCGCCCGCCGCGCCGATCCCGGCCCGTTTGGAGCCGCCAACCCGCGTGAGCTGATTATCGGCGCGGACCGGCTGGATTATACCAAGGGGCTGCCGCATAAATTCGAGGCCTTCGGTCGCCTTCTGCAAGGACGGGTGGACCGCGATGCGCGACCGACCCTCCTGCAGATTGCCTCGCCCAGCCGTGCCGATGTGGCCGCCTATCGGCAGATTACCAATGATCTTCAGGCGATTTCGGGCCGGATCAACGGTCAGTATTCCGAGCTTGACTGGCAGCCTTTGCGCTTTGTGCACCGCTCGGTCGCGCGGGACCGGCTGATTGGTCTCATGCGCCGCGCCGAGGTGGGGCTGGTCACGCCTCTGGCGGATGGGATGAACCTTGTGGCCAAAGAGTTTGTGGCCGCGCAAGCCCCTGATAATCCGGGCGTGCTGGTGCTGTCGCGGTTTGCCGGTGCGGCAGAGGATATGAAAGGGGCGCTGCTGATCAATCCGCATGATCTGGACGAGACCGCCGGTGCGATCGATTACGCGCTGGCCATGCCGCTGGACGAACGGCGCAAGCGCCATGCGGATTGTCTGGCCGTGGTGCGGGACAGCCGGATTTCCGTCTGGACCGACAGGTATCTGGCGCGATTGGCAAGCTGCGTTCCGACCTTGGCTTTGTCCCGTCATCAGGCAGCTTCGGCCTGA
- a CDS encoding thiamine pyrophosphate-dependent enzyme has product MSKSVAKIITETLQAAGAKRCYGVAGDTINHFTDEIRKSDIRWVHVRHEEVGGFAAGGEAYMTGELALCAGSCGPGSLHFVNGLFETHRNGAPVVMIASNIARNEEGLGFPQEVDQKAIYQQCSVFCEKINHPDQARRITAMAAQAALTKHGLAVIIVNGDMFTETSSDALAWSVHRPQPVTVPAPTELAELAQMIDQAQRPVIYAGIGARKARPELIALAEKIRAPIVHTTRAKEFIEPDNPWQVGMTGILGNRAGMEAVAHCDLMLCLGTDFAYTQFYPDAAKIAQVDIDPAAIGRRAPVDLGLVGDVAATVQALLPQLAPHSDTSWLRKAVEQYHKDLEGYGREAREPDPSLIHPQALTLALNSHAAEDAIFTADAGSPMVWMLRQIRAKGQRRFLTSLLHGTMANAYPQAIGIQKAYPERQVIAMCGDGGLSMLMGDLLTLRQENVPIKIAIYNNSTLGFVEMEQRVEGLLDAFTDLENPDFGEVARAIGLWGQRVETATDLPQAVTDWLAQPGPAVLDVRTSRMELVMPPKIQAAQVASTALFGAKAVAKGRTKEVVDLLADNFLR; this is encoded by the coding sequence ATGTCAAAATCCGTTGCCAAGATTATCACCGAGACCTTGCAGGCCGCGGGCGCGAAGCGCTGCTACGGCGTGGCCGGCGATACGATCAACCATTTCACCGATGAAATCCGCAAATCCGATATCCGCTGGGTCCATGTCCGCCACGAAGAGGTGGGCGGCTTTGCCGCAGGGGGCGAGGCCTATATGACGGGCGAGCTGGCCCTGTGTGCAGGCAGCTGCGGTCCGGGATCGCTGCATTTCGTCAACGGCCTTTTCGAGACCCATCGCAACGGCGCGCCCGTGGTGATGATCGCCTCGAACATCGCCCGCAATGAAGAGGGGCTGGGCTTCCCGCAAGAGGTCGACCAGAAGGCCATCTATCAGCAATGCTCGGTTTTCTGTGAAAAGATCAACCATCCCGATCAGGCGCGGCGGATTACCGCAATGGCGGCCCAAGCGGCCCTGACCAAGCACGGGCTGGCGGTGATTATCGTCAATGGCGACATGTTCACCGAAACCTCGTCGGATGCGCTGGCATGGTCGGTCCATCGCCCGCAGCCGGTCACCGTGCCCGCTCCGACCGAGCTTGCAGAGCTGGCACAGATGATCGATCAGGCCCAGCGTCCGGTGATCTATGCCGGAATCGGGGCGCGCAAGGCCCGTCCCGAGCTGATCGCGCTGGCCGAGAAAATCCGCGCGCCAATCGTGCATACGACCCGCGCGAAAGAGTTCATCGAACCCGATAACCCGTGGCAGGTCGGCATGACCGGCATTCTGGGCAATCGCGCAGGGATGGAGGCGGTGGCCCATTGCGACCTGATGCTGTGTCTGGGCACCGATTTCGCCTATACGCAGTTCTATCCCGATGCGGCAAAAATCGCGCAGGTCGATATCGACCCTGCCGCCATCGGACGGCGCGCGCCGGTTGATCTGGGGCTGGTCGGGGATGTGGCGGCCACCGTACAGGCCCTTTTGCCGCAGCTCGCACCGCATTCCGATACCAGCTGGCTGCGCAAGGCGGTCGAGCAATACCATAAGGATCTCGAAGGATACGGGCGCGAGGCCCGCGAACCGGACCCGAGCCTCATCCACCCGCAGGCTCTGACCCTAGCCCTGAATTCCCATGCTGCCGAAGATGCGATCTTCACTGCCGATGCGGGGTCCCCGATGGTGTGGATGCTGCGCCAGATCCGCGCCAAGGGGCAGCGGCGCTTCCTGACCTCGCTGCTGCACGGGACAATGGCCAACGCCTATCCGCAGGCGATCGGCATCCAGAAAGCCTATCCCGAACGGCAGGTCATCGCGATGTGTGGCGATGGCGGTCTGTCGATGCTGATGGGCGACCTGCTGACATTGCGTCAGGAAAATGTGCCGATCAAGATCGCGATCTACAACAACTCGACCTTGGGCTTTGTCGAGATGGAGCAGCGTGTGGAAGGGCTGCTGGATGCCTTCACCGATCTGGAAAACCCCGATTTCGGCGAGGTCGCCCGCGCGATCGGCCTGTGGGGGCAGCGTGTCGAGACTGCGACGGATCTGCCGCAAGCGGTTACCGACTGGCTGGCCCAGCCCGGCCCGGCGGTTCTGGATGTCCGCACAAGCCGGATGGAACTGGTGATGCCCCCCAAGATCCAGGCGGCACAGGTAGCCTCGACCGCGCTGTTCGGCGCGAAAGCCGTGGCGAAGGGCCGCACGAAGGAAGTTGTCGATCTGCTGGCCGATAATTTCCTGCGCTAA
- a CDS encoding GntR family transcriptional regulator, with amino-acid sequence MTLKNLRPVTRQSTEAIVIDNLRAFILSGEVAAGGRLTEAAMSEQLGVSRATLRMALHRLAGEGLIEQIPYTGWQVAQLSQQDIWEIWTLRGALESLASRLAVSRDDPQVFAAVEEAYAELESACARGNMRAISAADFALHQVIIDSADHARLAAQYRVVEQQVRMFISTSNLHVATGPDDIIAQHAPLIAAFRARDAQAAADAAWWHDETEGQRLIAWLAQSAARGAEQT; translated from the coding sequence ATGACATTGAAAAACCTGCGCCCCGTCACGCGGCAATCGACCGAAGCCATTGTTATCGACAATTTGCGTGCCTTCATTCTGTCGGGCGAGGTCGCCGCGGGCGGGCGGCTGACCGAGGCCGCGATGTCCGAACAGCTGGGGGTCTCGCGGGCGACGCTGCGTATGGCTTTGCACCGGTTGGCGGGGGAGGGGCTGATTGAACAGATCCCCTATACCGGCTGGCAGGTGGCGCAGCTGTCGCAGCAGGATATCTGGGAAATCTGGACCCTGCGCGGCGCGCTGGAAAGCCTTGCCTCGCGGTTGGCGGTCAGTCGCGATGATCCTCAGGTTTTCGCGGCTGTCGAAGAGGCGTATGCCGAACTGGAAAGCGCCTGCGCGCGGGGCAATATGCGCGCCATCAGTGCCGCCGATTTCGCCCTGCATCAGGTGATCATCGACAGTGCCGACCATGCCCGTCTGGCGGCGCAATATCGGGTGGTCGAACAGCAGGTGCGCATGTTCATTTCCACCAGCAACCTGCATGTGGCCACCGGCCCCGACGATATTATCGCCCAGCACGCGCCGCTGATTGCGGCCTTTCGCGCGCGGGATGCGCAAGCGGCAGCGGATGCGGCATGGTGGCACGACGAGACCGAGGGCCAGAGGTTGATTGCATGGCTTGCGCAGAGCGCCGCGCGGGGGGCTGAGCAAACCTGA
- a CDS encoding amidase family protein has translation MKDMPTDPALWAWPATRLAAAIKARALSAREVAQAHIDRVEAVNGQINAIVDFQPEKTLAAADAVDARLARGDEAGCLAGVPVTIKVNVDQTGYATTNGLKAQQALIARSNNPVVESFLAAGAVSLGRTNTPAFSYRWFTNNLLHGATHNPRKKGLTPGGSSGGAGAAVAAGLGAIGHGTDIAGSVRYPAYACGVHGLRPSVGRVAAWNASGPDRTIGGQIMAVSGPLARNVADLRLAFQAMLRPDPCDPWAVPAPFHGPQLPRRAALCTHPEGAQTAPELVAELHAAADRLREAGWQVEALDTLPDLASAVPLQLTLWMGDGYDGLLASARAEGDRGALAALEGQAEFVRSLGPDCIAKALTARMAIARDWGLFMARYPVLLLPPSAELPFADNLDLVDEASYRRVWAAQMSMIGLPVTGLPALTLNTGLLADGTPVGVQIVAGKFREDIALEAAEAIEARGKRVSVALP, from the coding sequence ATGAAAGACATGCCGACCGATCCGGCCCTCTGGGCTTGGCCCGCCACCCGTCTGGCCGCTGCGATCAAGGCGCGCGCACTTAGCGCCCGCGAGGTGGCGCAGGCCCATATCGACCGTGTCGAGGCGGTCAATGGCCAGATCAATGCCATCGTCGATTTCCAGCCCGAAAAGACCTTGGCCGCAGCCGATGCGGTGGATGCAAGGCTTGCGCGCGGGGACGAGGCAGGCTGTCTTGCGGGGGTGCCGGTAACGATCAAGGTCAATGTCGACCAGACCGGCTATGCCACGACCAACGGGCTGAAGGCGCAGCAGGCCCTGATCGCCCGAAGCAATAATCCGGTGGTGGAAAGCTTTCTGGCGGCGGGGGCGGTCTCGTTGGGGCGCACCAATACGCCTGCCTTCAGCTATCGCTGGTTCACCAATAACCTGCTGCACGGGGCGACCCATAACCCGCGCAAGAAAGGCCTGACGCCGGGGGGCTCTTCAGGCGGCGCGGGGGCGGCGGTGGCGGCGGGTCTGGGAGCGATCGGTCATGGCACCGATATTGCGGGTTCGGTGCGCTATCCGGCCTATGCCTGCGGTGTGCACGGGCTGCGCCCCTCTGTCGGGCGGGTGGCTGCGTGGAATGCTTCCGGCCCCGACCGCACGATTGGCGGGCAGATCATGGCGGTCTCGGGGCCGCTGGCCCGTAACGTGGCCGATCTGCGGCTGGCCTTTCAGGCGATGCTGCGTCCCGACCCTTGCGATCCTTGGGCCGTGCCTGCGCCGTTTCACGGCCCGCAACTGCCCAGGCGCGCGGCGCTCTGCACCCATCCGGAAGGGGCGCAGACCGCGCCCGAACTGGTGGCCGAACTCCATGCGGCGGCGGACCGCCTGCGGGAGGCGGGCTGGCAGGTGGAGGCGCTTGACACCCTGCCGGATCTGGCTTCGGCGGTGCCCTTGCAACTGACGCTGTGGATGGGCGACGGGTATGACGGGCTTCTGGCCAGCGCCCGGGCCGAGGGGGATCGCGGCGCTTTGGCCGCCCTTGAAGGGCAGGCAGAGTTTGTCAGGTCCCTCGGGCCTGACTGCATCGCCAAGGCCCTGACCGCACGCATGGCGATTGCGCGGGACTGGGGGCTGTTTATGGCCCGCTATCCGGTGCTGCTTTTGCCGCCTTCGGCAGAGCTGCCTTTTGCCGATAATCTTGATCTGGTGGATGAGGCCTCGTATAGGCGGGTCTGGGCGGCGCAGATGTCGATGATCGGCCTGCCGGTCACCGGACTTCCCGCGTTGACGCTGAACACCGGCCTGCTGGCGGATGGCACGCCGGTCGGGGTGCAGATCGTGGCCGGCAAGTTCCGTGAGGATATCGCGCTGGAGGCGGCAGAGGCAATCGAGGCCAGAGGCAAGCGGGTCTCGGTCGCACTGCCCTGA
- a CDS encoding gamma-glutamyltransferase — MTMTDIRSPHMSRSLSVTKPAARSPRGIVTAQNRHAAQIGADILAKGGTAVDAAIATSFALGVLEPWMSGIGGVGAILIRPDGKGVTAIDAGAVSPAALDPQDFPLVEGKDGDLFGWPNVLEDRNVVGAKSICVPGLLRGVQAAHERFGRLPWADLVAPAQTLAQDGLVVDAHVTAWAAQEMGRLRRNEALAAWFLPEGLPPVAPAAVAGRVTRLHNPALAETLAVIAKEGAQALYHGPVAKALCADIQTLGGYLDCADLAGFRAEISPAATAPFRDRKVHFVPVLNGGVTVALALRYFNETPPDGAAVPSPQGCLASAQALARAWAHRFSEMGDGAERSLPSCTTHFSVVDAEGMCVSMTQTLLSLFGSAVLSPSTGILLNNGVNWFDPRAGRVNGLAPATKALANYAPMMMTGAGETVAIGGSGGRKILPAIYQVLIHLVDHGYGLHDAIAAPRYDLSAPPVLVADARLGQPTIRTLAAAFDLVLADREIQPNSFTTLGAVRRQHGPDGPVNEGMAEPWHLWAEAVVEGAPLMPVPPCRGEI, encoded by the coding sequence ATGACGATGACCGATATCCGCTCGCCGCATATGTCGCGCAGCCTCTCTGTAACCAAACCCGCAGCCCGCAGCCCGCGGGGTATCGTCACGGCGCAAAACCGCCATGCGGCCCAGATCGGCGCGGATATTCTGGCCAAAGGGGGCACGGCGGTGGATGCCGCCATTGCGACCTCTTTCGCGCTGGGGGTGCTGGAGCCGTGGATGAGCGGGATCGGCGGGGTGGGGGCCATTCTGATACGTCCCGACGGCAAGGGCGTCACGGCGATCGATGCGGGGGCGGTGTCTCCGGCGGCGCTGGACCCGCAGGATTTTCCGCTGGTCGAGGGGAAGGATGGCGATCTGTTCGGTTGGCCCAATGTGTTGGAAGACCGTAATGTGGTCGGGGCGAAATCCATCTGTGTTCCGGGGCTTCTGCGGGGGGTGCAGGCGGCGCATGAACGTTTTGGCCGCCTGCCCTGGGCCGATCTGGTGGCCCCAGCGCAGACGCTGGCGCAAGACGGGCTGGTGGTGGATGCCCATGTTACCGCATGGGCGGCGCAGGAAATGGGACGTCTCCGCCGCAACGAGGCTTTGGCCGCGTGGTTCCTGCCCGAGGGCCTGCCGCCTGTTGCCCCTGCGGCGGTGGCGGGGCGTGTGACACGGCTGCACAATCCTGCTTTGGCCGAAACCCTTGCGGTGATCGCCAAGGAAGGGGCGCAGGCGCTGTATCACGGGCCGGTTGCCAAAGCACTATGCGCCGATATCCAGACCTTGGGCGGCTATCTGGACTGCGCGGATCTGGCGGGGTTCCGGGCCGAGATTTCGCCCGCCGCCACGGCCCCCTTCCGCGACCGCAAGGTGCATTTCGTGCCGGTTCTCAATGGCGGGGTCACGGTGGCCTTGGCCCTGCGCTATTTCAACGAGACACCGCCGGATGGGGCGGCGGTTCCATCGCCGCAAGGCTGTCTGGCCAGTGCCCAGGCGCTGGCGCGGGCATGGGCGCATCGCTTCAGCGAAATGGGCGACGGGGCCGAACGTAGCCTGCCCAGTTGCACGACCCATTTCAGCGTGGTCGATGCCGAGGGCATGTGTGTCTCGATGACGCAGACGCTTCTGTCGCTATTCGGCTCGGCGGTGCTGTCGCCTTCGACGGGGATCTTGCTCAATAACGGGGTGAACTGGTTCGACCCGCGGGCGGGACGGGTCAATGGTCTTGCGCCTGCCACCAAGGCGCTGGCCAATTATGCGCCGATGATGATGACAGGGGCGGGCGAGACCGTGGCGATTGGCGGCTCCGGCGGGCGCAAGATCCTGCCCGCCATCTATCAGGTGCTGATCCATCTGGTCGATCATGGCTATGGCCTGCATGACGCGATTGCCGCCCCCCGCTACGACCTTTCCGCCCCGCCGGTTCTGGTGGCGGATGCGCGGCTGGGGCAGCCCACCATCAGGACGCTTGCGGCGGCATTCGATCTGGTGCTGGCCGACCGCGAGATCCAGCCCAACAGCTTTACCACTTTGGGCGCGGTGCGCCGCCAGCACGGGCCCGATGGGCCGGTCAATGAAGGCATGGCCGAGCCGTGGCACCTTTGGGCCGAGGCGGTGGTCGAAGGCGCGCCGCTAATGCCTGTTCCCCCCTGCCGAGGAGAGATCTGA